GAAGGCCGCAAGGTGTGGCATTGCATCTATATGCCTGTAACAAGTGAAGAGTCCATGTGGGCTGGGATTTTCAAACTTGGACTCCCTAAATCCATGGGAGAAATAGAATTATTTCGATCATCTCCTATCTACACAGGTTATGGGATAGGACCAGATCAAAGAAGAATGGATTTAACAGTCAATACTGAGAACTACATGGTCAGCGAAAATCAAAAAAATCTTATGAAAGAGCTTTCTTTAATCTCAATGTTGAATATCCGAAATGATAATATCATTGAAATGGGTAAAACAGGTGAAATGAGAAGCATTTTCGAAATTTCAGAACAATACCCAAGACTTCTCACTGTCGAATATGGAGATGGCAATATTTCTTTTGATTCTAAATATTCTGAGGAAGCGCATCCATTTAGTCTCACACCGTCCAATATAATCGGCGCGTATTACCTAAAAAACAAAATCCCATTTAGCCTTACAGGCACACCTTGGTAATGAATGCAATGATTATAACGAGCTTCCAAAAAAATAGGAATCTGAAAAAGAATAAAACCCTCCTTCCTTTTTAACTTTCAAAGTGTGAGCGAATCTTGATAAATTCAATTTTCGCCTCACTCATTTTAAGATACTTCTTTAAGAGAAAATATTAATAGTCCAACCAATACCTATTTTTAATAAGCCAAGTTTCATCTAAAAAATAAATCTTTGAAACCAAAATATAACAGCTTCTTGAGCCTAATCACAATAGTAGAATTCTACCTTCCTAAAGATCCGACTTCAACACTTGCATAATTTGCTGAATTTGATCTCGATAAATGGTTTTCTTCCGATAGCCAAAATACA
The Aureibacter tunicatorum DNA segment above includes these coding regions:
- a CDS encoding acetoacetate decarboxylase family protein, with translation MKNKILKTALTILVPLNVMLFSCETSDISETPLISTTNSSQETNPQPSDIALTDSSSNYNTYRYLENDGISMYYETQEKEVYRSLLPDILDMPEQLLVYVFITDFYKLDYGAEPYKENSLFLLAEYEGRKVWHCIYMPVTSEESMWAGIFKLGLPKSMGEIELFRSSPIYTGYGIGPDQRRMDLTVNTENYMVSENQKNLMKELSLISMLNIRNDNIIEMGKTGEMRSIFEISEQYPRLLTVEYGDGNISFDSKYSEEAHPFSLTPSNIIGAYYLKNKIPFSLTGTPW